The following coding sequences are from one Danio rerio strain Tuebingen ecotype United States chromosome 21, GRCz12tu, whole genome shotgun sequence window:
- the LOC141379890 gene encoding uncharacterized protein, producing the protein MEALELELEEVESQIRALVVRRSRLRERLLAVPNAKAVSSPKVRGNYNHIIPSTSTPRPSLSRPSAPGARLSQASFTPTPGYHGAWVQPRKVLPRSRGRTSPPVFEISTENRFSPLRESGPDVAIIGDSIVRHVRAASSKGNKVRTFCFPGARVKNISTQIPTILGAAESPGAVVLHVGTNDTGLRQSEILKKDFRSLIETVRRTSPATQIIVSGLLPTYRRGNERFSRLLALNEWLITWCKEQKLLFANNWNLFWERPRLFRPDGLHPSRAGAELLSDNISRLLRTI; encoded by the coding sequence atggaggcgttggagctggagctggaagaagtggagtcccagatccggGCGCTGGTGGTAAGACGGTCGCGGCTACGGGAACGGCTCCTCGCcgtacctaatgctaaggccgtctcatcacctaaggtacgtggaaattacaaccacatcattccctctacctcaaccccgcgtccttctctgtccaggcccagcgcacccggggcgcggctcagccaggcgtcgttcacgccgacacccggctaccacggcgcctgggtgcagccgcgcaaggtgcttcccagatcccggggcagaacgtctccgcctgtgttcgagatctccacggagaaccgcttctcccctctccgcgagtcgggtcccgatgtggccatcatcggtgactcgatcgttcgtcacgtccgtgccgcctcctcaaaaggtaataaagtacgtactttctgctttcctggtgcccgtgtgaaaaatatttctacacagattccaaccatcctgggcgctgccgagagccctggtgccgttgtcctccacgtggggacaaacgacaccgggctccggcagtcggagatcctgaagaaggacttcaggagcctgatcgagacggttcgacgcacctcgcccgccacgcagatcatcgtttctgggctgcttcctacctaccgccgaggaaatgaaaggttcagtagacttttagctttgaatgaatggctaataacatggtgtaaagaacagaaattgctctttgctaataactggaatcttttctgggagcgtcctaggctcttccgtcctgacggcctgcaccccagtcgagccggagctgaactcctgtcggacaacatctccagactacttcgcaccatctga